A region from the Fusarium musae strain F31 chromosome 1, whole genome shotgun sequence genome encodes:
- a CDS encoding hypothetical protein (EggNog:ENOG41) — protein sequence MVDRPNKPSALASTPAAPPQPTVDITHDNSRVKAVLPTGESVEVLLHGATVISWKDASGAEKLWVSESAALDGSAAVRGGIPIVFPVFGTAPDHEPVAKLPQHGFARNSRWEFLGKSTSEGSSSSVKLDFGLSSESISEEFKALWPYKFALIYSVSLDPESLNTTIVVTNDGDTAFDFQTLLHTYFKISDISSTEVTGLEDSVYFSKVSSSEATQSGAVTFSAETDSIYTPAKGPSHPVVISESGTPRFRIVRDNLDQVVVWNPWVDKSAGIKDFTPKDGWKNMLCVEPGSVKGWQKLEKGDAFEAAQTITLV from the exons ATGGTCGACCGTCCAAACAAGCCCTCGGCGCTCGCCTCTACCCCCGCCGCGCCTCCTCAACCCACCGTCGACATCACTCACGACAACTCCCGCGTCAAGGCCGTTCTTCCCACCGGCGAGAGCGTAGAGGTTCTTCTCCACGGCGCTACTGTCATCAGCTGGAAGGATGCTTCGGGGGCTGAGAAGCTCTGGGTCAGCGAGTCTGCTGCTCTTGACGGAAGTGCTGCTGTTCGAGGAGGTATTCCCATCGTCTTCCCG GTCTTTGGTACTGCCCCCGACCACGAACCCGTAGCCAAGCTTCCCCAACACGGCTTTGCTCGTAACTCGCGATGGGAGTTCCTTGGAAAGTCTACCAGCGAGGGCTCTAGCTCTAGCGTGAAGCTCGACTTTGGTCTTTCCTCCGAGAGCATCAGCGAAGAGTTCAAGGCTCTTTGGCCCTACAAGTTTGCCCTCATCTACAGTGTCTCTCTTGACCCTGAGAGTCTCAACACTACTATTGTTGTTACCAACGATGGTGACACTGCTTTCGACTTCCAGACTCTTCTTCACACCTACTTCAAGATCAGC GACATCTCTTCCACAGAGGTCACCGGTCTCGAGGACTCCGTCTACTTCTCCAAGGTCTCCAGCTCAGAGGCCACCCAATCCGGCGCCGTCACCTTCTCCGCCGAAACCGACTCCATCTACACCCCCGCCAAGGGTCCCTCTCACCCAGTCGTCATCTCCGAGTCCGGCACTCCCCGTTTCCGTATCGTCCGTGACAACCTCGACCAGGTCGTCGTCTGGAACCCTTGGGTCGACAAGTCAGCCGGCATCAAGGACTTTACTCCCAAGGACGGCTGGAAGAACATGCTCTGTGTTGAGCCCGGCTCTGTCAAGGGATggcagaagctggagaagggcGATGCTTTCGAGGCGGCGCAGACCATCACTCTGGTCTGA
- a CDS encoding hypothetical protein (BUSCO:EOG09264THP), with amino-acid sequence MIYDLNIAWSPTTKDEQLLQSLTRASTLGYSTVALNHTLTLPLPANNTAPFPTIEPKPGSKLPNILHRATLPLSDPSANNYRIPSLISTYDIIAARPLTDKAFQNACLTLDVPIISLDLTQDLQFHLKPKPCMAAINRGIRFEVCYGQVINGDDRGRPRFISNLQSLIRATRGRGIMISSEAKNALSLRAPADVINMLNFMGGLSNEKGFEGFGEVPRSVVVNEGIKRNGFKGVINIVEVAEKEKGSEKDEAGKKPKNKGQNQNQKRKTGDEDTQQISKRQAKKMKLASRNAASEKE; translated from the coding sequence ATGATTTACGATCTGAATATCGCCTGGTCACCAACGACCAAAGATGAACAGCTTCTCCAATCACTCACTCGCGCATCGACGCTTGGATACTCAACCGTCGCGCTGAATCACACGCTCACGCTGCCGCTTCccgccaacaacaccgcGCCTTTCCCAACCATAGAACCCAAGCCAGGCTCCAAGCTTCCAAACATCCTCCACCGCGcgactcttcctctctcagATCCTTCAGCGAATAACTACCGAATCCCATCGCTCATCTCGACATACGACATCATCGCGGCCCGTCCACTGACGGACAAGGCCTTTCAGAATGCTTGTTTAACGCTCGACGTCCCCATCATATCACTCGACTTGACGCAGGATTTACAATTCCATCTTAAGCCGAAGCCATGCATGGCTGCTATCAACCGTGGCATCCGCTTTGAGGTCTGCTACGGCCAAGTGATTAATGGCGATGATCGAGGGCGCCCAAGGTTTATCTCAAACTTGCAAAGTCTCATCCGGGCGACGCGCGGCAGGGGCATTATGATTAGCAGCGAAGCCAAGAATGCGCTATCCCTACGAGCGCCTGCCGATGTGATAAACATGCTCAATTTTATGGGGGGGTTAAGCAACGAGAAAGGCTTTGAAGGGTTTGGCGAAGTGCCTCGATCTGTTGTGGTAAATGAGGGTATCAAGAGGAATGGATTCAAGGGCGTTATCAACATCGTTGAAGTGGccgagaaagaaaagggctCAGAAAAAGATGAGGCCGGCAAGAAACCAAAGAACAAGGGTCAAAATCAGAATCAAAAGCGCAAGACTGGCGATGAAGATACACAGCAGATCAGTAAACGGCaggcaaagaagatgaagctagCCTCGAGGAATGCAGCGAGCGAGAAGGAATAA
- a CDS encoding hypothetical protein (EggNog:ENOG41) gives MESPPKRMTRARAAAKATDPSVKTTKIVTAAARAKSTATAGTKSTAAKRKTRADEEEEDQREVAVVRRTRGRPKKTEDQESEVEPVALAKPTRGRAIKKTATEPPKETAAPVRATRGRPRKAVAAEPEESAPAPAPKKTTTRTRTTTTTAATTKSTAAAKPAAKPAARKAVKFQEPDKENIEPATEAKEPARPGIRGRPAKRGGAAGSRTTRAAVRFAESTDNKPLSPKKITQIPVSRDDDSEDELAGDMPPVKPMKKNPIKPPTSAARAQPETTEKSTESKNALDSITNPPDLGGINLSPAKRRPASPLKDTMRSPARRIGPVALPGSTMKKTQDDTTQAAEGTSFKNSLLMSAAKRPQSPIKGLNFATSLKPQQTQSAMKASLLLSPPKRAMPGLKPVTEPRPRDVAELGEPPVMKPLVMDTPSRAPSTRSSDKLMSEEQAELEFDAVDDDVFNDPIENLQFPGRLSAVLPRHADPALKKEMGIVDETDEEPAPVDAIIETLEEPQAEVETAVEVGEDIATEAEAVQEVVEEVNDLTDEEDSMAVDEENAEADDVPEEVESKNSTPAQSPQQEQNPMFQLRDKDLEPSQDSDSEDETMAIKGVAPTTPTPFVRKTPKTSRASMGGFSALADRLDSWKASTPIKMAPLGGEKLSNKSATPRSEASPASTHYFEDEMTVRAGMEELQADRTAEIVEPTFDDMEVTEEDVELANEANEMSLMEPEILEEVVNTEAFDDTLSEASQEYGDENEAPVSMTPITPVRPVMKTFNTTTKVPLKPADDSSPSPLKKRSFSASRVAPKRPSGPTRSASVISYSPTKGRKSMPATIAEVPSVPSTPAPATPSKSELWSSLGTPARTPRRDVDPALLRGAVVFVDVYTSEGADASSIFVELLTQMGAKCLKSWSWNPNGSGNDVTSTKVGITHVVFKDGSKRTLEKVRESNGIVQCVGVSWVLDCERENDWVEESPYKIDTSNVPRGGARRRKSMEPKALANMNGTLVNSPTKGSSRTAPSTPINRRESTQWMYTPSDQGDEDDEMEDFEYSEAILTPVPKTPAPEAIARYAANLVPDTPSDDGDDDDMGDSPSKDALLMRTCPPKANPFRELGAGIISETKDDNVLMRLMAARRKSLQFAPKIGSPLARTWQ, from the exons ATGGAATCACCACCCAAGAGAATGACCCGGGCCAGAGCTGCCGCAAAGGCCACTGATCCCTCGGTCAAGACAACAAAGATCGTCACAGCTGCTGCGCGGGCAAAGAGTACCGCGACTGCAGGCACAAAAAGCACAGCCGCTAAGAGAAAGACAAGAgcggatgaggaagaggaggatcaaCGCGAAGTTGCTGTTGTCAGAAGAACGCGTGGTCGACCAAAGAAGACTGAGGACCAAGAATCTGAGGTTGAACCTGTAGCACTAGCGAAACCCACAAGAGGCCGTGCAATCAAGAAGACGGCCACAGAACCTCCCAAGGAGACTGCTGCACCTGTCAGAGCTACTCGGGGACGGCCTCGGaaggctgttgctgctgaacCAGAAGAGTCTGCTCCGGCACCAGCCCCTAAAAAGACAACCACTCGCACTCGCACAACTACCACAACAGCTGCAACAACAAAATCAACAGCTGCCGCCAAACCTGCTGCCAAACCTGCTGCCAGAAAGGCTGTCAAGTTCCAAGAGCCTGACAAAGAGAACATCGAGCCTGCTACCGAGGCCAAGGAGCCTGCTCGGCCAGGAATCAGAGGCCGACCAGCCAAACGTGGAGGAGCAGCTGGAAGTCGAACGACCAGAGCGGCGGTAAGATTCGCCGAGTCGACAGACAACAAGCCTTTAAGTCCTAAGAAGATTACCCAGATACCTGTTTCGAGGGACGATGATTCCGAGGACGAACTCGCCGGTGACATGCCGCCTGTCAaaccgatgaagaagaacccGATCAAGCCTCCTACAAGTGCTGCTAGAGCCCAGCCTGAGACGACCGAAAAATCTACCGAGTCAAAAAATGCTTTAGATAGCATCACAAATCCGCCAGACCTTGGCGGAATTAACCTATCTCCTGCAAAGAGACGTCCAGCCTCGCCACTCAAAGACACAATGAGATCGCCAGCACGCCGAATCGGTCCTGTTGCTCTGCCTGGATCTACAATGAAGAAGACACAGGACGACACCACGCAAGCTGCAGAAGGTACTTCGTTCAAGAATTCTTTACTCATGTCGGCGGCTAAGCGACCTCAATCACCCATCAAGGGATTGAACTTTGCAACGTCGCTCAAGCCTCAACAGACCCAATCAGCAATGAAGGCGTCACTTCTTCTTTCACCTCCGAAACGGGCCATGCCTGGACTGAAGCCGGTCACAGAACCGCGACCTAGAGATGTTGCGGAGCTGGGCGAACCACCAGTCATGAAGCCTCTGGTGATGGATACTCCTAGTCGTGCCCCTTCTACCCGATCTTCGGATAAGCTTATGTCGGAAGAGCAAGCTGAGCTTGAgtttgatgctgttgatgacgatgtctTCAATGACCCCATTGAGAACCTGCAATTCCCTGGCCGTCTGTCTGCTGTGCTTCCTCGTCATGCTGACCCTgccttgaagaaagagatggGTATTGTCGATGAGACTGACGAAGAGCCTGCTCCAGTTGACGCCATCATCGAGACTCTTGAAGAGCCTCAGGCGGAAGTCGAGACTGCCGTCGAGGTTGGTGAAGATATTGCGACTGAGGCTGAAGCAGTCCAAGAAGTGGTAGAAGAAGTGAACGACCTtaccgacgaggaggacaGCATGGCCGTTGACGAAGAAAATGCTGAGGCAGATGATGTACCTGAGGAAGTTGAGTCCAAGAATTCAACTCCCGCTCAGTCTCCCCAGCAAGAACAGAATCCCATGTTCCAGCTCAGGGACAAGGATTTGGAGCCCTCTCAAGACTCGGAttctgaggatgagaccATGGCTATCAAGGGTGTAGCGCCTACCACCCCAACACCATTTGTTCGCAAGACACCCAAGACTTCTCGTGCTTCTATGGGTGGATTTAGCGCACTCGCTGATCGACTTGATTCTTGGAAGGCCAGTACGCCTATCAAGATGGCTCCCCTCGGTGGAGAGAAGCTCTCTAACAAGTCAGCTACTCCTCGATCTGAGGCCTCACCCGCTTCGACTCATTATTTCGAAGATGAGATGACGGTACGTGCAGGTATGGAAGAACTTCAGGCGGACAGGACTGCCGAAATTGTTGAGCCCACTTTTGATGACATGGAGGTCactgaggaggatgttgagtTGGCCAACGAGGCTAATGAGATGTCTCTGATGGAGCCCGAGATTCTTGAAGAGGTTGTCAATACTGAAGCTTTTGACGACACTCTCTCTGAGGCTAGTCAAGAGTATGGCGATGAGAATGAGGCCCCTGTTTCTATGACACCCATTACACCTGTTCGTCCAGTCATGAAGaccttcaacaccaccacaaagGTTCCTCTGAAGCCTGCAGACGACTCATCTCCTTCCCCTCTGAAGAAGCGCAGCTTCAGTGCATCGCGAGTTGCTCCCAAGCGCCCCTCAGGGCCTACCAGGAGTGCTTCTGTCATCTCTTACTCCCCTACCAAGGGTAGAAAGAGTATGCCCGCAACCATTGCCGAGGTCCCGTCTGTCCCTTCAACACCTGCCCCTGCCACGCCCTCAAAGTCTGAGCTCTGGTCGTCCTTGGGCACGCCCGCTAGAACTCCCCGACGTGACGTCGACCCTGCTCTACTTCGTGGAGCTGTGGTCTTTGTCGATGTTTACACCAGCGAAGGAGCTGATGCCAGCAGCATCTTCGTGGAGCTGCTCACGCAGATGGGTGCCAAGTGCCTGAAGTCATGGAGCTGGAACCCCAATGGATCTGGCAACGATGTGACATCCACTAAGGTTGGAATCACACATGTTGTCTTCAAGGACGGCAGCAAGCGCACACTGGAGAAGGTCCGTGAGAGCAACGGAATCGTCCAGTGTGTCGGAGTCAGTTGGGTGCTTGA CTGTGAGCGTGAGAACGACTGGGTGGAGGAAAGTCCCTACAAGATCGACACAAGCAACGTCCCTCGGGGTGGAGCTCGTCGCCGCAAGAGTATGGAGCCCAAGGCTTTGGCCAACATGAACGGCACCCTCGTCAACAGCCCTACCAAGGGAAGCTCTCGCACAGCTCCCTCTACGCCGATCAACCGTCGTGAAAGCACACAATGGATGTACACCCCTTCAGATCAAGgagacgaggacgatgagatggaggattTTGAGTATTCCGAAGCCATCCTGACCCCTGTTCCCAAAACTCCTGCCCCGGAGGCCATTGCTCGCTATGCTGCCAACCTTGTCCCTGATACTCCATCTGACGAtggtgacgatgacgacatGGGTGACTCCCCTAGTAAGGATGCTCTCCTTATGCGAACATGCCCTCCCAAGGCCAACCCCTTCCGTGAGTTGGGTGCTGGCATCATCAGCGAGACCAAGGATGATAACGTCCTGATGCGCCTCATGGCCGCTCGACGCAAGAGTCTTCAGTTTGCCCCCAAGATTGGAAGCCCTCTGGCTAGAACTTGGCAATAG
- a CDS encoding hypothetical protein (EggNog:ENOG41), with protein sequence MPPSTYRRIPEASQPYLEILPIDEVVPRTMPCFATEKADNKLAFLSLPLEIRLNIYHWLHLMCPVRHAQLAPWYPTPVHCQYILHRVDADTASEEDKTNRDEQKDLGLLSPFRPLSGLPTSLLRTNRQIYSEARLLPFTQNEFVFVNWFASGLWAARAFTRALAPWQRGSLRYVRLEVLARDVVVGGAGREEWRALCTEWASGVRGLRMKMVLGASTSVVTGPEFGGGVERRAEAARRWVGEGLALMERLERVEMEVVARELSDVDKLEWCKTLQTELRDAGLGRTVVVCTKKVQEKMEWIKSEVRWRNPETEVGAITEAMANNLIAERATRARA encoded by the coding sequence ATGCCTCCTAGTACATATCGCCGTATCCCAGAAGCGTCTCAACCGTACCTGGAAATCTTGCCGATCGATGAAGTCGTACCACGCACGATGCCGTGCTTTGCGACCGAGAAAGCTGATAACAAACTCGCTTTCCTGTCATTGCCCCTTGAAATTCGACTTAATATCTACCACTGGCTTCACCTCATGTGTCCAGTTCGCCACGCACAGCTTGCACCGTGGTATCCAACCCCAGTGCATTGTCAATACATTCTCCACAGAGTTGATGCAGACACTGCAAGTGAAGAGGATAAAACAAACCGTGACGAGCAAAAAGACCTAGGGCTTCTGTCACCATTTCGTCCCCTCTCGGGCCTTCCTACCAGCCTCCTTCGCACGAATCGCCAGATTTACAGCGAAGCACGCCTTTTACCGTTCACACAGAACGAGTTTGTCTTTGTAAACTGGTTCGCATCAGGCCTCTGGGCCGCCCGTGCCTTCACTCGAGCCCTAGCTCCATGGCAGCGAGGTTCTCTCCGCTATGTTCGACTAGAAGTACTTGCACGAGACGTCGTGGTCGGAGGTGCAGGCCGTGAGGAATGGCGCGCCTTGTGTACTGAATGGGCATCCGGAGTCAGAGGACTTCGGATGAAGATGGTTCTCGGAGCGAGTACATCGGTAGTGACAGGCCCAGAGTTCGGAGGCGGAGTGGAGCGCAGGGCCGAAGCGGCACGGCGATGGGTCGGCGAGGGGCTTGCACTGATGGAACGACTGGAGAGGGTTGAGATGGAGGTTGTGGCGAGAGAGCTGAGCGACGTGGACAAACTTGAGTGGTGTAAGACCTTGCAAACAGAGTTGAGGGATGCAGGACTGGGAAGGACTGTGGTTGTGTGTACTAAAAAGGTacaggagaagatggaatGGATCAAGAGTGAGGTAAGATGGAGAAACCCAGAGACTGAAGTCGGAGCTATCACGGAGGCTATGGCAAACAATTTGATAGCGGAAAGGGCTACAAGAGCTCGTGCATAG
- a CDS encoding hypothetical protein (EggNog:ENOG41): protein MFKKYFGLRGQALNYAISTIAGTDFLLFGYDQGVMGGILTMAPFMEQFPDMHSDDPTVSAAVRKDRSNYQGIAVSSYNLGCFFGAIATIFLGNKLGRRKMIMLGTTIMVVGAALQASAFTLEHFIIGRIITGLGNGGNTSTVPMWQSETCSAHKRGKLVMIEGALITLGITISYWVDYGMYFAQDTSACWRFPMAFQIVFCLIIMAFVMNLPESPRWLVLKGRDEDAKEVIAVIANQDVQSKYVENEFKAIKETAAEMSKGSFSDLFSRNHNKNLHRTLIAYINQMFQQISGINLITYYAATIYAGLGMTGHMPLLMAALNGTEYFLASLPAIWLVERVGRRKLMLFGAAGQCASMAILAGVGSSDARACQIIGIVFLFVFNSFFAVGWLGMTWLYPAEITPLRIRAPANALSTSSNWIFNWLVVMITPPAFENIGSNTYVIFAVINAIMVPSVYFFFPETAYRSLEEMDTIFQKVGHGFQGALDVVKQAKVEPRRYDNNGNLLIAIEEAEEKGHVEHRSGSSSGQSGEGNNAAMFTSHDEENQRREN from the exons atgttcaAGAAGTACTTTGGCCTTCGAGGCCAGGCCCTCAACTATGCCATCAGTACCATTGCCGGAACCGATTTCCTGCTCTTTGGTTATG ACCAAGGTGTTATGGGTGGTATCTTGACAATGGCACCTTTCATGGAGCAATTCCCCGACATGCATAGCGATGATCCTACAGTATCGGCGGCTGTTCGAAAGGACCGCTCTAATTATCAAGGCATCGCTGTTTCGTCGTACAACCTGGGATGCTTCTTTGGTGCAATAGCTACCATCTTTCTTGGTAACAAGCTCGGCCGCAGGAAAATGATTATGCTCGGTACCACAATCATGGTTGTTGGTGCTGCTCTTCAGGCTTCTGCGTTCACTCTGGAACACTTCATCATCGGACGAATCATCACTGGTCTTGGTAACGGCGGCAATACATCTACTGTTCCCATGTGGCAATCAGAAACTTGCTCCGCCCATAAACGCGGTAAACTGGTAATGATCGAGGGTGCGCTCATCACACTCGGCATTACCATCTCGTACTGGGTCGACTACGGCATGTACTTTGCGCAAGACACATCTGCCTGCTGGCGCTTCCCAATGGCGTTCCAGATTGTCTTCTGTCTAATTATTATGGCCTTTGTTATGAACCTTCCAGAGTCTCCACGTTGGCTTGTGCTCAAAGGACGTGATGAAGATGCAAAGGAGGTCATTGCTGTCATTGCCAACCAGGATGTCCAGAGCAAATATGTGGAAAACGagttcaaggccatcaaggagaCTGCTGCAGAGATGAGTAAGGGATCATTCTCAGACTTGTTCTCACGAAACCACAACAAGAACCTCCACCGAACTCTTATTGCCTATATCAACCAAATGTTTCAACAG ATCTCTGGTATCAATTTGATTACTTACTACGCTGCTACCATCTATGCTGGACTCGGTATGACTGGTCACATGCCTCTACTCATGGCCGCTCTCAACGGTACCGAATATTTCTTGGCCTCACTCCCTGCTATCTGGCTGGTTGAGCGGGTTGGCCGTCGAAAGCTTATGCTCTTTGGCGCCGCAGGCCAGTGTGCTTCCATGGCGATTCTTGCTGGGGTTGGTTCCAGCGATGCGAGGGCTTGTCAGATTATTGGGATTGTCTTTTTGTTTGTGTTCAACTCATTCTTCGCTGTTGGCTGGCTTGGCATGACCTGGTTGTACCCTGCTGAGATCACACCTCTTCGAATCCGTGCGCCTGCCAACGCTCTATCGACCTCAAGTAACTGGATTTTCAACTGGCTGGTGGTTATGATCACTCCTCCTGCATTTGAGAACATTGGATCCAACACATATGTCATCTTTGCAGTCATTAACGCCATCATGGTTCCTTCAgtctacttcttcttccctgaGACTGCATACCGATCTCTGGAAGAAATGGATACTATCTTCCAGAAGGTGGGGCATGGTTTTCAGGGCGCACTCGATGTGGTCAAGCAGGCCAAGGTCGAGCCTCGACGGTATGACAACAACGGAAACCTTCTCATTGCCattgaggaggctgaggaaaAGGGACACGTTGAGCATCGAAGTGGAAGCTCAAGTGGACAGAGCGGCGAAGGTAATAATGCTGCCATGTTTACTTCACATGACGAAGAGAACCAGCGTCGAGAGAACTAA
- a CDS encoding hypothetical protein (EggNog:ENOG41) has translation MEARCQCGSVTFKTPLPQPLALYICHCDACRRQTGSAFGTSAIFPRFELPDTDLLSVYSRPTASGHQLYCYFCRKCGTRLIHSTPSKNVISVKGGCLDGLDWKRAIHIWTKTAMVPIPEGSETHSEESGYTDYGSTQEELDQPGDLVGSSGCNMPVSERASSSAGVNGDDNMSG, from the exons ATGGAGGCCAGGTGTCAATGTGGTTCAGTGACCTTCAAGACTCCCCTCCCTCAGCCTCTGGCGCTCTACATCTGCCACTGCGATGCTTGCAGACGGCAGACTGGTTCAGCATTTGGCACTTCTGCCATCTTTCCTCGATTTGAGCTGCCTGACACAGACCTACTGAGCGTTTACAG TCGACCTACAGCCTCAGGACATCAGCTTTACTG TTACTTCTGTCGCAAGTGCGGAACTCGTCTCATTCACTCAACACCA TCAAAAAACGTCATCTCCGTGAAAGGTGGAtgccttgatggccttgactgGAAACGAGCGATTCATATCTGGACCAAGACAGCCATGGTTCCTATTCCCGAAGGATCTGAAACGCACTCTGAAGAGTCCGGCTATACGGACTATGGATCAACTCAGGAGGAGCTGGATCAGCCTGGGGATCTTGTCGGAAGCTCGGGTTGTAACATGCCTGTTAGTGAAAGGGCCTCGAGCTCTGCTGGGGTGAATGGTGATGATAACATGAGTGGATGA
- the ARO8 gene encoding Aromatic/aminoadipate aminotransferase 1 codes for MASSSSSAGWEPSSWRSKPIKQSPNYPDAEPLAKAVEELTQLPPLVHPNEIIALKAHLRDVAQGNAFLLQGGDCAELFDYCRQGPIESKIKLLLQMSVVLIWGTNKRVVRIGRMAGQYAKPRSSPTEMVDGKEVPSFKGDIINGFRLEDREIDPNRLVKAYHHSAATLNYIRAALASGIADLHRPLDWGLGHVRDPELKEKYSAIASSIQQTLRFLQVINARPGELDSVELFTSHEGLLLDYEQSLTRLLEKPTARTSSPTPAADDGEKKEYYDTSAHFIWIGDRTRQIDHAHVEFFRGIANPIGIKVGPTTPASDLLSLLRTLNPSREPGKITLITRYGAAKVRDLLPTHIRAVEDSEYRRTVVWQCDPMHGNTLSTPTGIKTRRFGDIYRELEETLRIHKEEGSNLGGMHLELTGDAVTECLGGSEGLDEDDLSTNYTSFCDPRLNEKQALELAFLVADHFSRENKARSA; via the coding sequence AtggcttcgtcttcatcatctgccGGCTGGGAACCCTCCTCCTGGCGCTCAAAGCCCATTAAGCAATCTCCCAATTACCCTGATGCAGAGCCTCTAGCTAAAGCTGTTGAGGAACTGACCCAACTTCCTCCTCTGGTCCATCCCAACGAGATCATTGCTCTCAAAGCTCACCTCCGCGATGTCGCACAAGGAAATGCTTTCCTTCTCCAAGGTGGTGATTGCGCAGAGCTCTTTGACTACTGTCGTCAAGGCCCCATTGAGAGCAAGATTAAATTGCTATTGCAAATGAGTGTTGTTCTCATTTGGGGGACCAACAAGAGAGTTGTGCGTATTGGTCGAATGGCTGGACAGTATGCAAAGCCGAGATCTAGTCCTACTGAGATGGTTGATGGAAAGGAAGTCCCTAGTTTCAAGGGCGACATCATCAATGGCTTCCGCCTTGAAGATCGAGAGATCGATCCCAACCGCCTTGTGAAGGCCTACCACCACTCTGCTGCAACCCTCAACTACATCCGTGCCGCTCTCGCCTCTGGCATCGCTGATCTTCATCGGCCTCTCGACTGGGGTCTCGGGCATGTGAGAGACCCGGAACTCAAGGAGAAGTACTCAGCCATTGCTTCAAGTATCCAGCAGACCCTGCGCTTCCTGCAGGTCATCAATGCTCGTCCCGGGGAGCTCGATTCCGTCGAGCTTTTCACCAGCCACGAAggtcttctccttgattATGAGCAGTCTTTGACTCGCTTGCTTGAGAAACCTACCGcaagaacctcaagcccTACTCCTGCAGCTGACGAcggcgagaagaaggagtaCTATGATACCTCTGCGCATTTCATCTGGATTGGTGACCGTACTCGCCAGATCGATCATGCCCACGTCGAGTTCTTCCGCGGGATTGCTAACCCAATTGGTATCAAAGTCGGTCCCACAACACCAGCTTCAGACCTCCTTTCTCTCCTACGCACGCTGAACCCTTCTCGCGAGCCTGGCAAGATCACCCTCATCACTCGTTACGGTGCTGCCAAGGTGCGCGATCTCCTCCCCACACATATTCGCGCGGTTGAGGACTCCGAGTACCGTCGCACGGTTGTCTGGCAATGCGACCCTATGCACGGCAACACACTATCCACACCCACAGGCATCAAGACACGCCGTTTCGGCGATATCTACcgtgagcttgaggagacACTACGCATTCACAAAGAGGAGGGTAGCAACCTTGGTGGTATGCACCTCGAGCTCACTGGCGATGCTGTTACAGAGTGTTTGGGTGGCAGTGAGGGattggatgaggatgatttgTCGACAAACTACACTAGTTTCTGTGACCCAAGACTCAACGAGAAGCAGGCCCTCGAGTTGGCTTTCCTGGTCGCTGATCATTTCTCTAGAGAGAATAAGGCACGATCGGCCTGA